Proteins co-encoded in one Malus domestica chromosome 09, GDT2T_hap1 genomic window:
- the LOC103444839 gene encoding senescence-specific cysteine protease SAG39-like → MGFINLQPWKYMCLSLILMLGAWSSGATSRTLQDASMYGRYEQWLTRYGRVYNDVNEKETRFKIFKENVAFIESSNKDANKPYRLSVNQFADLTNEEFKASRNGFKGHECSTKTSFKYENLTASLPATMDWRKKGAVTPIKDQGQCGCCWAFSAVAATEGITQLTTGKLISLSEQELVDCDTAGEDQGCEGGLMDDAFQFIQQNRGISTEANYPYDGVDGTCNAKKEASRAAKITGFEDVPANSEKALLTAVAHQPVSVAIDASGSDFQFYSSGVFTGTCGTSLDHGVTAVGYGVSEDGTKYWLVKNSWGTEWGEAGYIRMQRDVAAGEGLCGIAMAASYPTA, encoded by the exons aTGGGGTTCATTAACCTGCAGCCGTGGAAATATATGTGCTTGAGCTTGATCCTCATGCTGGGGGCCTGGTCATCCGGAGCCACTTCTCGCACTCTACAAGATGCATCGATGTATGGGAGATACGAGCAATGGTTGACTCGTTATGGTCGCGTATATAACGACGTTAATGAGAAGGAGACTCGTTTCAAGATATTTAAGGAAAATGTGGCGTTTATAGAATCTTCTAATAAGGATGCCAACAAACCTTACAGATTAAGTGTCAATCAATTTGCAGACcttacaaatgaagagttcAAAGCCTCAAGAAATGGATTCAAGGGACACGAGTGCTCCACGAAGACTTCTTTCAAATATGAAAATTTGACTGCATCATTACCAGCAACAATGGATTGGAGAAAGAAAGGAGCTGTAACCCCCATCAAGGACCAAGGCCAATGCG GATGCTGTTGGGCTTTTTCAGCAGTGGCCGCCACGGAAGGAATTACACAGCTTACAACTGGGAAATTGATCTCTTTGTCTGAGCAAGAGCTCGTTGATTGTGACACCGCTGGTGAAGACCAAGGATGTGAGGGCGGCTTGATGGATGATGCCTTCCAGTTCATCCAACAAAATCGCGGGATTAGCACAGAAGCTAATTACCCTTACGACGGCGTTGATGGTACATGTAACGCCAAGAAGGAAGCCAGCCGTGCAGCCAAGATAACTGGCTTTGAAGATGTCCCTGCAAACAGTGAAAAGGCCCTTCTTACCGCAGTAGCTCACCAACCTGTTTCTGTTGCCATTGATGCTAGTGGTTCTGACTTCCAGTTCTATTCTAGTGGTGTCTTTACCGGGACCTGTGGAACGAGCCTTGACCATGGTGTTACCGCTGTTGGTTATGGCGTGAGCGAGGATGGGACTAAGTATTGGCTAGTGAAGAACTCATGGGGTACGGAATGGGGTGAAGCTGGATACATAAGAATGCAGAGAGATGTTGCTGCGGGAGAAGGACTTTGTGGCATTGCTATGGCTGCCTCTTACCCCACAGCTTAG